In Toxoplasma gondii ME49 chromosome X, whole genome shotgun sequence, a single genomic region encodes these proteins:
- a CDS encoding hypothetical protein (encoded by transcript TGME49_207230) — protein MSRTGDEASVSRRSVRERMPHRLHAAGSADAGETASETALFFDSLRNGHLSTEATSLSLSQMTYRKKGNVAECLQRSKRRTRQVETACSTQCQNLRECGDDWYAPTEYATERRGRKCDSRLPESVEGTETNVLNAKSCCRLKWRRACRDGKKQEGELANQEPPVYPFPRHDFAVLSHRTAFVNGSNECTLASLNTPTPSALLCRGTQRRLMASVGTRECLTHWRGTGIDTTKACRGDAGKPTDAAPYTVEQSMSTTPEAAGRAAEMLTRQRPYSLFRPLARGKTDQQARISMRVSQKKPFSRCTAPPKPSTLVSAANPAPRLPLRSHCLTEQGSQFQLSSAVDRMMHSHHGLARETVIASDEEDSNSDGEPTQAQTHLSNKRRCEREEQEALAGPLGTDLLDNVEGQMSLAGDREQDPGRAEAVDSVSEGASTRRLLNGGMQTRLLVSESLSPSSCQQQQRRQSENESAGREINQEADRLKAKAMRTTSPDSCRRQLKTLRLVPLRNDRPPAPGVRPQTLVGPCQAANSSENEEKSAFWGRSSLMDSAQRTVAARVALRLPTGAATTHETDENSQQHEPVNACNEELKPDDIVSVNSGKRGSEHLRSTLFEEVAPAHGSTLSCGLKGGNSSKGTVTAGPRASVDSITSYVDASSDTATRTSADSGLHDFLYAGFTSPHFMRLSAREDEENCCGGVMLSRQGHDCTKAPSLYQSTVTVDTVDPKGRGGRLASATTSEVAATSPGGAEGRHNATTSNPAACTASCFVTATNGEGSHSLSLRAPRERHRYHTTYSWPPRSAAADTPHVGETTSISQETSEESKAAIATSDHVTTLDKKVWSLNTSCFIPVAETSKRSATLARVKRAPLAEGDKRSRCRMRQNGSHHFRRCISAVRSAAALEIRQLRKFLQEVWTSAKQTDERANLDSCFPAGTENNDLQLLGESFQEAFEDEDIQARFNQSRNRVAGNGCDDPLCGYLPLRALAKLLYSRVRNSMTCAVDISRKSQQSLFASRLRRSESSTMGHSVSVESALSLGSAGVASQDTEIDATAGPTLDSSKAASTHTRFRPPASTDVRRGSWPRNPASESHPSFGRWCRRFLLMHVKSTKIIHEGAVVFGSLANIFYVVRGRTVPDDIRVQCILAPRSWRHIRQSAEDHAGEPSGGRRAEALVLDKGTQMVVQDSSRQLKNGFAGEKKKSHWSTEPVVLAIVKPRALRMQQEDPAWGNTGGSGWSALKRGRRRLLLHAGVVRVE, from the exons ATGTCGAGAACTGGTGACGAAGCAAGTGTATCCAGGCGAAGTGTGCGGGAAAGAATGCCTCATCGTCTCCATGCTGCTGGTTCAGCTGACGCTGGGGAGACAGCCTCAGAGACGGCACTTTTTTTCGACAGCCTGAGGAACGGGCACCTTAGCACCGAGGCGACTTCCCTGTCCCTCTCACAAATGACGTatagaaagaaaggaaacgttGCTGAGTGCCTacagagaagcaagcggAGGACGCGGCAAGTGGAAACCGCCTGCAGTACCCAGTGCCAAAACCTCCGTGAATGCGGAGACGATTGGTATGCCCCCACCGAGTATGCAACTGAGAGACGGGGTCGCAAGTGTGACAGTCGTCTGCCAGAGTCGGTTGAGGGGACAGAGACTAATGTGCTGAACGCAAAGTCGTGCTGTCGCCTGAAGTGGcgacgtgcatgcagggatggaaaaaaacaggaaggagagctGGCAAACCAAGAGCCGCCAGTTTATCCTTTTCCTAGGCATGACTTCGCTGTACTATCGCATAGGACGGCCTTTGTCAATGGATCAAATGAGTGCACACTCGCGTCCCTGAACACACCAACGCCGTCTGCATTGCTTTGCAGAGGAACGCAGCGGCGATTGATGGCTTCCGTGGGAACCCGTGAGTGTCTGACTCATTGGCGTGGCACTGGGATAGACACCACAaaagcatgcagaggagacgctggGAAACCAACAGATGCAGCACCTTATACTGTAGAACAGTCTATGTCGACTACCCCGGAAGCTGCAGGTCGTGCCGCGGAAATGTTGACCAGACAGCGGCCTTACTCCCTTTTTCGTCCTTtggcgagagggaagaccgATCAGCAAGCTCGGATATCGATGCGTGTTTCTCAAAAGAAACCCTTTTCGAGATGCACTGCTCCTCCAAAACCGTCGACGCTTGTTTCCGCAGCGAACCCTGCGCCGAGGCTCCCACTCAGAAGCCACTGCCTGACAGAACAGGGAAGTCAATTCCAACTCTCTTCAGCCGTCGATCGCATGATGCATTCGCACCACGGGCTTGCGCGGGAGACCGTCATTGCTTCAGACGAGGAGGACTCAAATAGCGACGGCGAACCCACACAGGCACAGACTCATCTGTCGAATAAACGGCGCTGTGAAAGGGAAGAGCAGGAAGCGTTGGCGGGACCGTTGGGTACGGACTTGCTGGATAATGTTGAAGGTCAAATGTCATTGGCTGGGGACAGGGAGCAGGATCCGGGGAGGGCAGAGGCAGTGGACAGTGTTAGTGAAGGCGCGTCTACTCGACGCCTCTTGAATGGAGGGATGCAGACACGCCTGCTCGTGTCCGAATCACTGTCTCCGTCATCGTGTCAACAACAGCAGCGCAGGCAAAGCGAGAATGAAAGTGCTGGTAGGGAGATCAACCAGGAGGCAGACCGTTTGAAGGCCAAGGCCATGCGCACAACTAGCCCGGACTCTTGTCGCCGACAGTTGAAGACCCTAAGGTTAGTGCCGCTACGCAATGACCGGCCGCCTGCGCCTGGTGTCCGTCCGCAGACGCTTGTGGGGCCCTGTCAAGCAGCGAATTCTTCCGAAAATGAAGAGAAATCGGCGTTTTGGGGTCGATCATCCCTCATGGACAGCGCGCAGCGAACCGTCGCAGCAAGGGTCGCCTTGCGTCTGCCGACAGGCGCAGCGACAACACatgaaacagacgaaaactCTCAACAACATGAGCCAGTGAACGCGTGCAACGAAGAACTCAAGCCCGACGACATTGTATCCGTGAACTCTGGCAAGCGTGGAAGTGAACATTTGAGATCAACCCTTTTTGAGGAAGTCGCGCCAGCACATGGTTCAACATTATCGTGTGGACTCAAAGGAGGAAATTCCTCGAAGGGCACTGTAACTGCAGGTCCCCGAGCGTCGGTCGATTCGATCACGTCGTATGTTGATGCCTCAAGCGACACCGCTACGCG cactTCAGCCGACTCAGGACTGCACGACTTTTTGTATGCCGGTTTCACGTCTCCACATTTCATGCGCCTGTctgcgagagaggacgaggagaacTGCTGTGGAGGCGTGATGCTCTCCAGGCAAGGGCACGACTGCACAAAAGCTCCGAGTCTTTATCAGTCTACGGTTACGGTGGACACCGTGGACCCCAAGGGCAGGGGGGGCCGCCTGGCGTCAGCAACGACCTCTGAAGTCGCCGCTACCTCTCCCGGAGGTGCTGAAGGCAGACACAATGCCACTACAAGCAATCCTGCAGCATGTACGGCGTCCTGCTTTGTAACAGCCACGAATGGAGAAGGGAGTCATAGCCTGTCACTGAGGGCACCTAGAGAACGTCACAGATATCACACAACTTACTCGTGGCCTCCCCGCTCCGCAGCCGCAGACACTCCGCATGTAGGTGAAACTACAAGTATTTCGCAAGAAACGTCTGAGGAATCAAAAGCTGCCATTGCAACTTCTGATCATGTTACGACGCTCGACAAAAAAGTGTGGAGTCTCAATACAAGCTGCTTCATACCAGTTGCAGAAACTAGCAAGAGATCAGCGACGCTGGCACGAGTTAAAAGAGCACCCCTCGCTGAGGGGGACAAACGTTCGAGGTGTCGCATGCGTCAAAATGGTTCGCATCATTTCCGGCGTTGTATTTCGGCGGTGCGGAGTGCTGCGGCACTGGAAATCCGACAGCTACGGAAGTTTCTGCAGGAAGTATGGACGAGTGCAAAGCAGACAGATGAACGCGCGAATTTGGATAGCTGTTTCCCGGCAGGCACAGAAAATAACGACCTACAGCTTTTGGGAGAGAGCTTCCAAGAAGCGTTTGAGGATGAAGACATCCAGGCGCGTTTTAATCAGTCACGAAACAGGGTAGCGGGAAACGGGTGCGATGACCCGCTGTGCGGGTATTTGCCTCTGCGTGCACTTGCCAAATTACTATATTCCCGTGTGAGGAACTCGATGACATGCGCTGTCGATATTTCGCGGAAGTCTCAGCAGTCTCTTTTTGCCTCGCGGCTACGAAGGTCTGAGAGTAGCACTATGGGGCATTCCGTGTCCGTGGAATCTGCACTTTCACTAGGCAGTGCGGGAGTCGCGTCACAGGACACAGAAATCGATGCGACCGCGGGCCCAACTCTAGATTCAAGCAAAGCCGCCAGCACACATACTCGGTTCCGTCCTCCAGCTTCTACGGATGTCCGTCGCGGCAGCTGGCCCAGAAATCCTGCATCGGAGAGTCACCCTAGCTTTGGGCGATGGTGCAGACGTTTTCTTCTGATGCATGTCAAGTCTACGAAGATAATCCATGAAGGTGCGGTAGTTTTTGGAAGTTTAGCTAACATTTTCTATGTGGTTCGCGGACGGACAGTACCTGATGACATCCGCGTTCAGTGTATTCTTGCTCCGCGAAGCTGGCGCCACATCAGGCAATCAGCAGAAGATCATGCCGGCGAGCCATCGGGTGGTCGAAGAGCCGAAGCACTGGTACTCGACAAGGGGACGCAGATGGTCGTGCAAGACTCTTCCAGGCAACTCAAGAACGGGTTTGctggcgagaaaaagaaatctCACTGGTCGACAGAACCGGTAGTTTTGGCGATTGTAAAGCCACGAGCACTGCGAATGCAGCAAGAAGATCCGGCGTGGGGAAACACAGGTGGATCCGGGTGGAGCGCgttgaagagaggaagacgtaGACTGTTGCTTCACGCCGGTGTCGTACGTGTGGAGTGA